A genomic stretch from Candidatus Nitrososphaera gargensis Ga9.2 includes:
- a CDS encoding GIY-YIG nuclease family protein: MNGVYVLLMHIGRPVTARTGSLGRLRFEKGVYAYVGSALNGLEPRISRHLSKRKENMHWHIDYLTSSPYASIEYAIMGETSKRVECKVSKAIASKTFSNRVPAFGSSDCNCNSHLYRIDMSIDESLQEMKEIFSVLGLSPITLHV, from the coding sequence ATGAACGGTGTCTACGTCCTCCTGATGCATATTGGCAGGCCTGTTACCGCAAGAACCGGTTCCCTCGGTAGACTGCGCTTTGAGAAAGGCGTCTACGCCTATGTCGGTTCAGCCCTCAATGGCCTTGAGCCAAGGATATCCAGACACCTGTCAAAAAGGAAGGAGAACATGCATTGGCATATAGACTATCTGACAAGCTCTCCTTACGCCTCTATAGAATATGCGATAATGGGAGAGACGAGTAAGAGAGTCGAATGTAAAGTCAGCAAAGCGATTGCATCTAAGACATTCTCCAATAGGGTTCCGGCTTTTGGCTCAAGCGACTGTAACTGCAACTCACATCTCTATAGGATTGATATGTCAATTGATGAGTCGTTACAAGAGATGAAAGAGATATTCTCTGTGTTGGGATTATCTCCTATCACGTTGCATGTCTGA
- a CDS encoding DsbA family protein gives MSYRRSQNTATKKVIIAAAGGVAALAMLTVVFMYSNSSESKQTTGYSEVQGLSIATSTDKSALSTSNIKGEGSPLLGNPSAPITLVEFGDFQCPNCGRFARVTEPQIKEAYIDTGKINMVFRHFPVIGPDSVTAAMASQCANEQGKFWEFHDALYNNQGAENSGWANANNMKAFASKIGLDREKFDSCLDGGKYKGFVESDFNFARDYGLRGTPSFLIINGDGSNPEVLTGAYPFATFKATIDKRVG, from the coding sequence TTGAGCTACAGGAGATCGCAAAATACTGCCACTAAAAAGGTGATTATTGCTGCAGCTGGCGGCGTGGCTGCTCTGGCCATGTTGACAGTTGTTTTTATGTATTCAAATTCCTCCGAAAGCAAGCAAACCACAGGTTATAGCGAAGTGCAGGGATTATCCATCGCAACTTCAACTGATAAATCTGCACTTTCAACTTCAAACATCAAGGGGGAAGGAAGCCCTCTATTAGGCAACCCTTCGGCACCAATCACCCTGGTAGAATTTGGCGATTTTCAATGCCCTAATTGTGGACGGTTTGCCAGGGTAACAGAACCGCAGATCAAGGAAGCCTATATAGACACAGGAAAGATAAACATGGTATTCCGACACTTTCCGGTCATAGGCCCGGACTCAGTTACAGCGGCCATGGCATCACAATGTGCAAATGAACAGGGCAAGTTCTGGGAGTTCCACGACGCCCTGTATAACAATCAGGGAGCAGAGAACAGCGGTTGGGCAAATGCGAATAACATGAAAGCCTTTGCATCAAAGATAGGTTTGGATAGGGAGAAATTTGATTCCTGTCTTGATGGTGGGAAATACAAAGGGTTTGTCGAGAGTGACTTTAACTTTGCCCGGGACTATGGTTTGCGCGGAACGCCTTCCTTCCTGATAATCAATGGCGACGGCTCCAATCCTGAAGTACTTACAGGAGCGTACCCATTTGCTACATTCAAGGCAACAATAGACAAGAGGGTGGGGTAA
- a CDS encoding DUF3179 domain-containing protein has product MAGRTAGMSKKKVVVTIMATVSAAVVVAILVGVMTGKNVLNQGSDYQDRANVNPLSGKDTTKPRSIVPLDQIVSGGPPRDGIPSIDKPRFVSVPEAGKFLQDSDIVLGLDINGDIRAYPLQILVWHEIVNDKVGGVPVAVTYCPLCFTNQVFNRMVDGQTLEFGTSGKLYNNNLVMYDRASESLWSQALGEGIVGKYAGTKLERIPFDLAYWREWKGLYPDAKVLSADTGFGRPYGADPYGDYYTSPSIYFPISNHDSRLGPKEIVIGLEHDGVYRAYQLSKIEEEHVINDDLAGRPVLIASHYQFMTRVFERTVDDQVLEFEYKDGVMTDRQTGSVWGFDGVATDGEMTGKRLQRLPLDQGFWFAWAAFHPGTELY; this is encoded by the coding sequence ATGGCCGGTAGAACGGCAGGAATGAGCAAAAAGAAGGTTGTCGTTACCATCATGGCAACAGTATCTGCCGCCGTGGTTGTCGCCATCCTTGTGGGTGTAATGACGGGGAAAAATGTACTAAACCAAGGTTCTGACTATCAGGACAGGGCAAACGTCAATCCTCTGAGCGGAAAAGACACCACAAAACCACGATCCATTGTTCCACTTGATCAGATAGTCAGTGGCGGTCCACCCAGGGATGGGATTCCGTCTATCGACAAGCCCAGGTTCGTGTCAGTACCAGAAGCTGGCAAATTCCTGCAAGATTCTGACATTGTTCTTGGTCTTGACATCAACGGCGACATCAGGGCGTACCCGCTACAGATTCTAGTCTGGCACGAGATTGTAAATGACAAGGTCGGCGGTGTTCCCGTCGCTGTAACTTACTGTCCGCTGTGCTTTACAAATCAGGTTTTCAACCGTATGGTAGATGGTCAGACACTGGAGTTCGGGACGTCCGGCAAACTATACAACAACAATCTTGTGATGTATGACAGGGCAAGCGAATCACTATGGAGCCAAGCGCTTGGTGAGGGAATTGTGGGCAAGTATGCAGGTACAAAGCTCGAAAGAATCCCGTTCGATTTAGCGTACTGGAGAGAATGGAAGGGACTGTATCCTGACGCCAAAGTGCTATCTGCGGATACAGGATTTGGGAGACCCTACGGTGCGGATCCCTACGGCGATTATTACACGAGCCCGTCAATATACTTCCCCATTTCAAACCACGACAGCAGGCTCGGTCCCAAGGAGATAGTCATCGGGCTTGAGCACGACGGCGTGTACCGCGCTTACCAGCTGTCGAAGATAGAAGAAGAACATGTGATAAACGACGACCTTGCCGGCAGGCCTGTTCTGATAGCGTCACACTATCAGTTCATGACAAGGGTATTTGAGAGGACAGTAGACGACCAGGTTCTTGAATTTGAATACAAAGACGGCGTCATGACTGACAGGCAGACTGGAAGCGTATGGGGTTTTGATGGTGTTGCGACGGATGGAGAGATGACAGGCAAGAGATTACAACGGCTGCCGCTTGATCAAGGATTCTGGTTCGCGTGGGCGGCATTTCATCCCGGGACTGAGTTATACTAG
- a CDS encoding winged helix-turn-helix transcriptional regulator: MPKESNGAALFCPLQGVIDIVSKKWALLIINEIGNHKRIRFSELKSELRGITSKTLTNTLDDLRENELVVRQAFNETPPRVEYGLTKDGIDLHRAIIPLLQWASSRKGAVVKECSCKALKSLQQSRKVL; this comes from the coding sequence ATGCCCAAGGAAAGCAATGGAGCAGCATTGTTTTGCCCACTGCAAGGAGTCATTGACATAGTAAGCAAAAAGTGGGCTCTTTTGATAATAAACGAGATAGGCAACCACAAACGAATCAGGTTTAGTGAACTAAAGAGCGAATTGAGAGGGATAACGTCAAAGACGCTCACCAACACGCTGGACGACCTGCGGGAAAATGAGTTGGTTGTTCGGCAAGCATTTAACGAGACTCCTCCAAGAGTAGAGTATGGCCTTACCAAGGACGGCATTGATTTACATCGTGCAATCATCCCGTTGCTGCAATGGGCATCTTCAAGAAAGGGGGCCGTGGTCAAGGAATGTTCTTGTAAAGCACTGAAGAGTTTGCAACAATCAAGAAAAGTATTGTAA
- a CDS encoding DUF7482 domain-containing protein, with product MASNAIVASIGIAIGIAIGVGAGLAILASVAPGLEKQVQEQNSRITALESELQLANEKNAALENGLDRGRSMQSMNSAASVTVPPVMGFYSGQEILFIHTEASDQSVASMLTMMMGSPVIFVPSLKDVPLSSLGEVYVFTNGVAGNGPFGFQPDVFSSVPTDRDYTPLRTVKLVSWNDPSAARELHSVEEVKDAEAKGEMTVSNPGVVVNMPIVKWQGGRR from the coding sequence TTGGCCTCAAATGCGATCGTCGCATCTATTGGAATTGCAATAGGCATAGCAATAGGTGTAGGAGCTGGCCTTGCGATTTTAGCAAGCGTTGCCCCGGGTCTTGAAAAACAAGTCCAAGAGCAAAACTCGAGGATAACTGCGCTGGAGTCAGAATTACAGCTTGCAAATGAAAAGAACGCGGCCTTAGAGAACGGACTGGACCGGGGCCGGAGCATGCAGTCAATGAATTCCGCCGCCTCTGTCACCGTGCCACCCGTCATGGGATTCTACAGCGGGCAAGAGATCTTGTTCATACACACTGAAGCGTCCGATCAGAGCGTCGCCTCGATGCTAACTATGATGATGGGCTCCCCCGTAATCTTTGTCCCAAGCCTCAAAGATGTCCCTCTGTCGTCTCTTGGTGAGGTGTATGTATTTACAAACGGCGTTGCAGGAAACGGGCCATTCGGATTCCAGCCGGACGTGTTCAGCTCAGTGCCCACAGACAGGGATTATACTCCTCTTCGGACAGTTAAGCTCGTTAGCTGGAATGACCCATCAGCTGCAAGGGAACTCCACTCTGTTGAAGAGGTAAAGGATGCAGAGGCCAAAGGTGAGATGACCGTATCAAACCCCGGAGTAGTGGTCAATATGCCTATAGTCAAGTGGCAAGGGGGCCGGAGGTAA
- a CDS encoding TlpA family protein disulfide reductase yields the protein MQVGNSAPDFTLVDPVKGTVTKRTFTGKPLFIFFTTTWCTPCQIGAQNLAKYDDETGGSAFDVLIVFVDPREGDQQYVDWKGKYGRDDWYVAEGVGMATAYKVRYLDTKYVLDKDGKITWVDLNPLEYSKVKQVLARLV from the coding sequence TTGCAGGTCGGAAATTCAGCTCCTGATTTCACCTTGGTAGATCCTGTCAAGGGAACGGTCACCAAACGGACGTTTACAGGAAAGCCGTTGTTCATTTTCTTTACGACGACGTGGTGTACGCCCTGCCAGATAGGCGCGCAGAACCTTGCCAAGTACGACGACGAGACAGGAGGAAGCGCCTTCGATGTGCTTATAGTCTTTGTTGACCCGCGGGAGGGCGACCAGCAGTACGTCGACTGGAAGGGCAAGTATGGTAGGGATGACTGGTACGTGGCAGAGGGAGTCGGCATGGCCACAGCGTACAAGGTGCGCTACCTTGACACCAAGTACGTGTTGGACAAGGACGGCAAAATCACATGGGTCGACCTCAATCCACTCGAGTATTCAAAGGTCAAGCAAGTGCTTGCCCGTCTCGTGTGA
- a CDS encoding PDDEXK family nuclease, with translation MAQTTPTLQIATFGNDGQEGIASGIRNFPIHKLALLCYSTDKQKAEEFAKKFANVLGIRVTVNVVARENVVRDTMERVSEILGREGREFQQVLMNVSCGDKLMGCAALSAAFVNGIKAFGMDEAGMPMLLPVLKLSYHEVISDAKLKILRSINDQGGSIESLEQLEQASGYGKPLLSYHVMGSRESKGLVDLGLLEVEKGDRGRILAKLTTLGKLLVISDSIRSAQP, from the coding sequence ATGGCTCAGACCACCCCGACCTTGCAAATAGCAACGTTTGGTAACGATGGTCAGGAAGGAATAGCGTCAGGCATCCGAAACTTTCCGATACACAAATTGGCACTGTTATGCTATAGCACAGATAAGCAAAAGGCTGAAGAATTTGCGAAAAAGTTCGCAAATGTTCTGGGCATACGCGTGACTGTCAACGTTGTTGCAAGAGAAAACGTCGTCAGGGACACCATGGAGAGGGTGAGCGAAATCCTCGGTCGCGAAGGCAGGGAATTTCAGCAGGTATTGATGAATGTCAGTTGCGGTGACAAGTTGATGGGTTGTGCAGCCCTTTCTGCAGCGTTTGTCAACGGCATCAAGGCTTTTGGCATGGATGAAGCGGGGATGCCGATGCTCTTGCCTGTCCTCAAGCTGAGCTATCATGAAGTAATATCTGATGCCAAGCTCAAGATTCTGAGATCCATAAACGACCAGGGCGGTTCTATAGAGAGTCTTGAGCAGCTGGAACAGGCATCCGGGTATGGAAAGCCGCTGCTAAGCTACCATGTCATGGGTTCGAGGGAATCGAAGGGCCTGGTAGATTTAGGACTGCTAGAGGTTGAAAAGGGAGACAGGGGCAGAATATTGGCCAAGCTTACGACACTGGGCAAATTACTGGTGATAAGCGACTCCATCAGGAGTGCTCAACCATGA
- a CDS encoding VirB4 family type IV secretion system protein, with translation MNIPAAGFLAELSSKDRLKYIYEVQPLNFVMLPNSKQQELIERFRQFLNSLNSGIRLVAKRSSKGIPIGDDFYDMQFYRYFVESEENIDDRLSSFGLLYNRISEIPSYTTIIRKMSDRMILPEGKMVRTFTLYKLSSTLVEGFVSETYGIADEVSIVIVPIMQEQATAKMNKYAKFLSGMILADQQKRRTSPYELVQRYTMAHQTLELLTNGQTRLFKIMVNFVVGGKDRKDLNRNVKLLKNTLQARLLYIDSPRFVQGHLLAGNLGKRLVVDTTTAATLFPFVSADIVELPDGVFIGANKLTGAPVIYDVFMHDNYNISTLGTSGSGKSFSTKIIVSRMLQRNPDAALFVFDPENEYMKVGKVLEANVVEFDPHSDMGLDPLKIYSPIDASEIIASITSLPQDYHATLRTIANKADNIEALYNNSPEEMRGYLKDLVGDGTLAHVFRGKPVEFTNRMVFSMKDIESSIEKNLLSLLLFGKVWNMINDESHLPRAVQKVVVVDEAWLYLAIPAAARFLERTARLGRKRNVCFIINTQRAADVLGESDEKPGLGRSIIENSATKILLRQDELSADVVARAFGLSEREREHLVELESGNGFLIAQNVHVPIKFVASEEEEQIFTTKPSDQV, from the coding sequence TTGAACATCCCTGCAGCAGGCTTTCTGGCTGAATTATCGAGTAAAGACCGTCTCAAATACATCTATGAAGTACAGCCGCTGAACTTTGTGATGCTGCCAAATTCAAAGCAGCAGGAACTTATCGAGAGGTTCAGACAGTTTCTCAATTCACTGAATAGCGGAATCCGACTTGTAGCCAAGAGGAGCAGCAAGGGAATTCCTATCGGCGACGATTTCTATGATATGCAGTTCTACCGGTATTTTGTTGAAAGTGAGGAAAACATCGACGACAGGCTGTCAAGTTTTGGCCTGCTATACAACAGAATTTCGGAAATTCCATCGTATACAACAATCATCAGAAAGATGAGTGACAGGATGATACTCCCTGAAGGAAAGATGGTCAGGACATTTACCCTGTACAAGCTGTCGAGCACTCTTGTTGAAGGCTTTGTTAGCGAGACTTATGGGATCGCCGATGAGGTATCGATAGTAATTGTCCCAATAATGCAGGAGCAGGCTACAGCAAAGATGAACAAATATGCAAAGTTCCTCAGCGGAATGATCCTTGCAGACCAGCAAAAACGCAGGACATCACCCTACGAACTTGTCCAGAGGTATACGATGGCACATCAGACTCTGGAGCTTCTAACAAACGGCCAGACAAGATTGTTTAAGATAATGGTGAATTTCGTTGTTGGCGGAAAAGATAGGAAGGACCTGAACAGGAATGTGAAACTGCTAAAAAATACGCTACAGGCCAGGCTGCTCTACATTGACAGCCCAAGGTTTGTTCAAGGGCATTTGCTTGCAGGGAACCTGGGAAAGAGGCTTGTTGTAGATACAACTACTGCTGCAACACTCTTTCCATTCGTATCCGCCGACATAGTCGAACTGCCAGATGGCGTATTCATAGGGGCAAACAAGCTCACTGGTGCTCCAGTCATTTACGACGTGTTTATGCACGACAACTACAACATATCGACTCTTGGCACAAGCGGCAGCGGCAAGTCGTTTTCAACGAAGATAATTGTGAGTAGGATGCTGCAGAGAAATCCAGATGCTGCCCTCTTTGTCTTTGACCCAGAAAACGAATACATGAAAGTTGGAAAAGTACTGGAAGCTAATGTTGTTGAATTTGATCCGCATTCGGATATGGGTCTAGACCCGCTGAAAATCTATTCCCCGATAGACGCTTCAGAGATAATCGCATCCATAACCAGCCTGCCGCAAGACTACCATGCGACGCTTCGAACCATCGCAAATAAGGCAGACAACATAGAGGCACTCTACAACAACTCTCCCGAGGAAATGCGGGGCTACCTGAAAGATCTTGTTGGTGATGGCACATTGGCTCACGTCTTTAGAGGCAAGCCGGTAGAATTCACAAACCGGATGGTATTTTCCATGAAAGACATTGAGAGCAGCATCGAAAAGAACCTACTTTCCTTGCTGCTCTTCGGAAAGGTATGGAACATGATAAACGACGAATCACATCTGCCAAGAGCAGTGCAGAAGGTAGTCGTTGTGGATGAAGCATGGCTGTATCTGGCGATTCCTGCGGCAGCCAGATTTCTGGAGAGGACTGCAAGGCTTGGAAGAAAGAGAAATGTCTGCTTCATAATCAACACACAGAGGGCAGCTGATGTCCTGGGAGAGTCTGACGAAAAGCCGGGACTTGGAAGATCGATAATTGAAAACAGCGCGACCAAGATCCTGCTCAGGCAAGACGAGTTGTCTGCCGATGTAGTTGCAAGGGCCTTTGGCCTGTCTGAACGAGAAAGGGAGCATCTTGTGGAGCTGGAGTCGGGAAACGGATTTCTGATAGCGCAGAACGTGCACGTGCCAATCAAGTTCGTAGCTTCTGAGGAGGAAGAGCAGATATTTACGACAAAACCCTCTGACCAAGTGTGA
- a CDS encoding C2H2-type zinc finger protein has product MELFGKKVECKACGAKFKSEEELMEHGKMHMGETHDHSDHEHFACKACGVTFHSEVELKEHGQKHHM; this is encoded by the coding sequence ATGGAATTATTTGGAAAAAAGGTCGAATGCAAAGCGTGTGGAGCCAAATTCAAGTCTGAAGAGGAACTTATGGAGCACGGCAAGATGCACATGGGTGAGACGCACGACCACTCTGACCACGAGCATTTCGCCTGCAAGGCATGCGGCGTGACTTTTCACAGCGAAGTCGAGTTAAAGGAGCATGGGCAAAAACACCACATGTAA
- a CDS encoding cupredoxin domain-containing protein yields MSQPFPMNSTGILGSKLLLAVVASGALLTGTLFGITQTGVISPEIQQAAAQGTPAATPVNEPQKVDLDGVTVSFELTPKEVHAVDLVNMNIKITDTASGAPLSHVDWAIIVKDPSGREVYKTSTSHSHMGIESFSYAFMHPGKNTVQVQVASLGPKMMGMDVPKEAQTRVFKSGDPMKSPEVDQTFFFGTRSHDFVVNVGSPGGVKTISTDMGKKVELSLSTNPETVIAGQPTTLILDVKDATTGKHIMHPDALMTVRQGSFILTKSAPAGSPMMPMNGAYHGHTGQMALTVVFPTTGFYIIDIDTNSLPVSDVQYGHAGARFKVLVTEEDAGSAGSSKAASATTATTTAPNQVAILGQAAPYFGPQSLTVKAGTTVTFTNSDFVVHTATGTDAAPGNVAPAPNDTFDTGILGHGESKQIKFDKAGTYNYFCMIHPQMRGTVTVTG; encoded by the coding sequence ATGTCGCAGCCGTTTCCAATGAATTCCACAGGCATACTTGGCAGCAAATTGCTGCTGGCTGTTGTGGCGTCCGGGGCGCTACTGACTGGGACCTTGTTTGGGATAACACAAACAGGTGTTATCTCACCGGAGATCCAGCAGGCAGCAGCCCAGGGCACACCTGCAGCAACACCTGTAAACGAACCGCAGAAAGTGGACCTTGACGGTGTTACTGTTTCTTTTGAACTAACGCCAAAGGAGGTACACGCTGTAGATCTGGTGAACATGAACATCAAGATAACCGACACCGCTTCTGGTGCGCCATTGTCACACGTCGACTGGGCAATCATAGTAAAGGACCCAAGCGGCAGAGAAGTCTACAAGACATCCACTTCGCATTCTCACATGGGAATAGAGAGCTTCAGCTATGCATTCATGCACCCTGGCAAGAACACGGTGCAAGTACAGGTGGCGTCACTTGGACCCAAGATGATGGGCATGGACGTGCCAAAAGAAGCGCAGACCCGCGTCTTCAAGTCGGGTGACCCGATGAAGAGCCCCGAGGTTGACCAGACCTTCTTCTTTGGTACGCGGTCGCATGACTTTGTCGTAAACGTTGGGAGCCCCGGCGGCGTCAAGACGATATCCACCGACATGGGTAAGAAGGTAGAGCTCAGCCTGTCAACAAACCCTGAGACAGTGATAGCAGGGCAGCCTACAACCCTGATACTGGATGTCAAAGACGCGACAACCGGCAAGCACATCATGCATCCCGACGCCCTCATGACAGTGAGGCAAGGCAGCTTCATCCTGACAAAATCTGCACCTGCAGGGAGCCCGATGATGCCCATGAACGGTGCCTACCATGGCCACACTGGCCAGATGGCATTGACCGTGGTGTTCCCTACAACCGGGTTCTACATCATTGATATAGATACAAACTCACTCCCGGTGTCAGATGTGCAGTATGGTCATGCAGGCGCCAGATTCAAAGTGCTCGTAACGGAAGAAGATGCAGGTTCAGCTGGGAGCTCAAAGGCTGCATCTGCAACAACAGCTACTACCACCGCGCCAAACCAAGTAGCGATACTTGGACAGGCAGCGCCATATTTTGGACCTCAGAGCCTGACCGTCAAGGCCGGCACTACCGTGACTTTCACAAATAGCGACTTTGTCGTCCATACAGCTACAGGAACCGACGCGGCCCCTGGTAATGTAGCGCCTGCACCAAACGACACTTTCGACACAGGGATACTCGGTCACGGAGAATCAAAGCAGATAAAGTTTGACAAGGCTGGAACGTATAACTACTTCTGCATGATCCACCCGCAGATGCGGGGAACAGTTACTGTAACAGGCTGA